The window GCTCAACAGTTACCGTCAAATCCCCTAATATACAGAAAGGGCGTAAAGCTACTGACTTTGGAAAAGGATTCTATACGACAACTAATTTTGAACAGGCTAAGAAGTGGGCAATACTCAAAAGAAATCGGGAACATGGTAAAAAAGCGGTCGTTTCAGTTTATGAAGTCCCCGATAATATTCTTGATAGAGAGTTTTCAGTCCTTCGATTTGATGGGGCTACAAAAGAGTGGCTGGAGTTTGTAGTTAATAACCGCAGAGGAAAAGGAAAAAACAGCTATGATTTAATAATGGGACCCGTTGCCAATGACCA is drawn from Butyricimonas paravirosa and contains these coding sequences:
- a CDS encoding DUF3990 domain-containing protein, with protein sequence MKLYHGSTVTVKSPNIQKGRKATDFGKGFYTTTNFEQAKKWAILKRNREHGKKAVVSVYEVPDNILDREFSVLRFDGATKEWLEFVVNNRRGKGKNSYDLIMGPVANDQLYATIRLYEQGVVTADAAIEMLKTHKLFNQLSFHTVKVIPLLKFTESIEV